The following proteins come from a genomic window of Neptunomonas concharum:
- the rnpA gene encoding ribonuclease P protein component has translation MTEFEYPRQLRLLTAGDFQFVFDKALIKVPDQKILILARPNELGHPRLGFVISKKNVRRAVKRNRVRRIIRESFRLNQHNLPAVDMIVLARPGLGDMESADLQPLIKKCWSRLNKRAKQTLNKQD, from the coding sequence ATGACCGAATTCGAATATCCCCGACAGTTACGTCTGTTAACTGCCGGGGATTTTCAGTTTGTATTTGATAAGGCTTTAATTAAGGTACCGGATCAGAAGATTCTTATCCTTGCCCGCCCTAACGAACTCGGCCACCCGCGCCTTGGGTTTGTCATTTCTAAAAAAAATGTGCGCAGAGCAGTGAAACGTAACCGCGTTCGGCGTATCATTCGCGAGTCTTTTCGCCTGAATCAACATAATCTTCCTGCGGTCGATATGATCGTCTTGGCGCGCCCAGGGCTTGGAGATATGGAATCAGCTGACTTGCAGCCACTTATTAAGAAGTGCTGGTCAAGGCTGAATAAACGAGCGAAACAAACTCTTAACAAGCAAGATTAA
- the rpmH gene encoding 50S ribosomal protein L34 translates to MKRTFQPSVLKRARAHGFRARMATKSGRAIINRRRAKGRKRLSA, encoded by the coding sequence ATGAAAAGAACATTTCAACCAAGCGTTTTAAAACGTGCCCGTGCACACGGCTTCCGCGCTCGTATGGCTACAAAAAGTGGTCGCGCGATCATTAACCGTCGTCGCGCTAAAGGCCGTAAGCGTCTGTCTGCCTAA